The following proteins are encoded in a genomic region of Thiomonas sp. X19:
- the glyS gene encoding glycine--tRNA ligase subunit beta, with product MPDASNLLVELFTEELPPKALPLLGRAFAECLAAALRAQGLAAADSIVTPYASPRRLAAHITGVCPKAADKAVAQKLMPASVGLDARGAPTPALLKKLGALGLDAAAVPRLRREGEGKAETLFIDTVAAGSTLAAGLQTALNEALAKLPIPKVMAYQLLDGWSTVKFVRPAHGLVALHGANVVPVEALGLQSGRSTHGHRFEALIDPIVLPNADSYATTLREQGAVIASFEERRAEIERQLQAAAQQAGADLRPIDDAALLDEVTALVERPNVLLCQFDRAFLDVPQECLILTMKANQKYFPLLDAAGKLTNQFLVVSNIRPADPSAVIEGNERVVRPRLADAQFFFNQDRKRTLESRVPGLGKVVYHARLGSQGERVQRVRAIARSIAMHIVLPPDPEFVDRAALLAKADLLTDMVGEFPELQGIMGRYYALHDGANPLVAEAIEDHYKPRFAGDVLPRSDVGFAVALADKAETLVGLFGVGEKPSGDKDPFALRRHALGVIRMLMDRGDGIELTIFLSEASEAFAQVPSFSDPGAALQEFIFDRFANLLREQGWVAQEVDAVLALKPQILAQVPRRLTAVRAFSALPEAEALAAANKRVSNILKKSEGVKDGSGLVDGKLLVEPAEIALVQALTAINPQTEAAYTQGDYTVALKLLAGLKAPIDAFFDTVMVNANDPGLRANRLALLARLQAAMNRVADLSRLAA from the coding sequence ATGCCTGACGCTTCCAACCTCCTCGTCGAACTCTTCACCGAAGAACTCCCGCCCAAAGCCCTGCCGCTGCTCGGCCGCGCCTTTGCCGAGTGCCTGGCCGCCGCGCTGCGCGCCCAAGGGCTAGCCGCTGCCGACAGCATCGTCACCCCCTACGCCAGCCCGCGCCGCCTGGCCGCGCACATCACCGGCGTGTGCCCGAAGGCGGCGGACAAGGCCGTGGCGCAAAAGCTCATGCCCGCCTCCGTCGGCCTCGACGCCCGCGGCGCCCCCACCCCCGCGCTGCTGAAAAAACTCGGCGCCCTCGGGCTGGACGCCGCTGCCGTGCCACGACTGCGCCGCGAAGGCGAAGGCAAGGCCGAGACCCTGTTCATCGACACCGTCGCCGCAGGCAGCACCCTGGCCGCTGGCCTGCAAACAGCGTTGAACGAGGCGCTGGCCAAACTGCCCATCCCCAAGGTCATGGCCTACCAGTTGCTGGATGGCTGGAGCACGGTGAAGTTCGTCCGTCCCGCTCATGGCTTGGTGGCGCTGCACGGCGCCAACGTGGTGCCGGTCGAGGCGCTGGGCCTGCAGTCCGGGCGCAGCACCCACGGCCACCGCTTCGAGGCGCTGATCGACCCCATCGTGCTACCCAACGCCGACAGCTATGCCACCACGCTGCGCGAGCAAGGCGCAGTCATTGCCAGCTTCGAGGAGCGCCGCGCCGAGATCGAGCGCCAATTGCAAGCCGCAGCACAGCAGGCGGGCGCGGACCTGCGCCCGATCGACGACGCCGCGCTCCTCGACGAAGTCACCGCCCTGGTCGAGCGCCCCAACGTGCTGCTTTGCCAGTTCGACCGCGCCTTCCTCGACGTGCCGCAGGAGTGCCTGATCCTGACGATGAAGGCCAACCAGAAATACTTTCCGCTGCTCGACGCCGCGGGCAAGCTGACCAACCAGTTTCTGGTGGTGAGCAATATCCGCCCCGCCGACCCCAGCGCCGTGATCGAAGGCAACGAACGCGTGGTGCGCCCGCGCCTGGCCGACGCCCAGTTCTTCTTCAACCAGGACCGCAAACGCACGCTGGAAAGCCGCGTGCCGGGGCTGGGCAAGGTGGTGTATCACGCCAGGCTGGGGTCGCAGGGCGAGCGGGTGCAGCGGGTGCGGGCGATCGCGCGCAGCATTGCGATGCACATCGTGTTACCGCCCGATCCTGAATTCGTTGACCGTGCCGCACTTCTGGCCAAGGCTGATTTGCTCACCGACATGGTGGGCGAATTCCCGGAGCTGCAAGGCATCATGGGCCGTTATTACGCCTTGCATGACGGCGCAAATCCACTGGTGGCCGAGGCCATCGAAGACCACTACAAACCGCGCTTCGCCGGTGACGTCCTACCGCGCAGCGATGTGGGGTTTGCCGTGGCGCTGGCTGACAAGGCCGAAACACTGGTCGGCTTGTTTGGCGTCGGCGAGAAGCCCAGCGGTGACAAGGACCCCTTCGCGCTGCGCCGGCACGCGCTTGGGGTCATCCGCATGCTGATGGATCGCGGCGACGGCATCGAGCTCACCATCTTTCTCAGCGAGGCCAGCGAGGCTTTCGCTCAAGTACCCAGCTTTTCCGATCCCGGCGCGGCTCTGCAGGAGTTCATCTTCGACCGCTTTGCTAACCTGCTGCGCGAGCAAGGTTGGGTCGCGCAGGAAGTCGACGCCGTGTTGGCGCTCAAGCCCCAGATCCTTGCCCAAGTTCCGAGACGCCTGACGGCCGTGCGCGCCTTCTCCGCCTTACCCGAAGCCGAAGCGTTGGCAGCAGCGAACAAGCGTGTGAGCAACATTCTGAAGAAATCCGAGGGCGTCAAGGATGGCAGCGGCCTTGTGGACGGCAAGTTGTTGGTTGAGCCCGCCGAGATCGCGCTGGTGCAGGCGCTCACCGCCATCAATCCGCAAACCGAGGCCGCTTACACGCAAGGCGACTACACCGTCGCGCTCAAGCTTCTGGCCGGGCTCAAAGCCCCAATCGACGCCTTCTTCGACACCGTGATGGTCAACGCCAACGACCCCGGCTTGCGCGCCAACCGCCTGGCGTTGTTGGCGCGGCTGCAGGCGGCGATGAACCGCGTGGCCGACCTGTCGCGCCTTGCGGCTTGA
- a CDS encoding type II toxin-antitoxin system VapC family toxin codes for MTLPPQARRIYVDSSVWIALLAREPSAQRLADWIEVQSGALLTALWTRAELASALSIKSRRGEFQPELTADLLQRYAQWTRAGVQMLPVDSQDFTDAAALCADAHTKLRAGDALHLVVARRSGATHLLTLDLDMQRNAPALGLDWIDLDA; via the coding sequence ATGACACTCCCGCCCCAAGCCCGGCGCATCTATGTGGACAGCAGCGTCTGGATCGCCCTGCTGGCACGCGAACCCAGCGCACAGCGGCTCGCGGATTGGATCGAGGTGCAATCCGGCGCGCTGCTCACCGCCTTGTGGACCCGGGCAGAACTGGCCAGCGCGCTGAGCATCAAGAGCCGGCGCGGCGAATTCCAGCCCGAACTCACCGCCGACTTGTTGCAGCGCTACGCGCAATGGACACGGGCCGGAGTGCAGATGCTGCCGGTGGACAGCCAGGATTTCACGGATGCCGCGGCCCTGTGCGCGGATGCCCATACCAAGTTGCGCGCGGGGGATGCCCTGCACCTGGTTGTCGCGCGTCGCAGCGGCGCCACCCATTTGCTGACCCTGGATCTCGACATGCAACGCAACGCCCCCGCGCTGGGGCTGGACTGGATTGACCTTGATGCCTGA
- a CDS encoding aminotransferase class IV → MRPSICHLNGVDLPLDEARVPVLDRGFIFGDGVYEVVPAYGRVPFRFDEHIARLGRSLGEIGMRDPLGHEAWAALLARLLAGNDPADQCIYIQVTRGVARRDHAFPKDTPPTVFAYSFPFPHVPESLRRQGAACITLPDTRWLRAHIKSIALLGNVLARQASAEVGGQETILVRDGWLTEASASNVWVVRHGRLACPPMDNLKLAGIRVGLMDALAATAGVPLERRPVAEWELRCADEILLTSATKEVLAVTTLDERQVGTGKPGPVYAALHAAYQGAKQQQTD, encoded by the coding sequence ATGCGCCCATCCATCTGTCACCTGAACGGCGTTGACCTGCCGCTGGACGAAGCCCGCGTGCCGGTGCTGGACCGCGGTTTCATCTTCGGCGACGGCGTGTACGAAGTGGTGCCGGCCTATGGCCGCGTGCCGTTTCGCTTCGACGAGCACATCGCCCGCCTCGGCCGATCGCTGGGCGAAATCGGCATGCGCGATCCGCTCGGGCACGAGGCGTGGGCCGCGCTCCTGGCGCGCCTGCTGGCCGGCAACGACCCGGCCGATCAGTGCATCTACATCCAGGTCACGCGCGGCGTGGCACGCCGCGACCACGCCTTCCCCAAGGACACGCCGCCCACGGTGTTCGCCTACAGCTTCCCCTTCCCGCATGTGCCCGAGAGCCTGCGCCGGCAGGGCGCGGCCTGCATCACCCTGCCCGATACGCGCTGGCTGCGTGCCCACATCAAGAGCATCGCCCTGCTGGGCAATGTGCTGGCGCGGCAGGCTTCGGCTGAAGTCGGGGGGCAGGAAACCATCCTCGTGCGCGACGGCTGGCTCACCGAAGCCTCGGCGTCCAACGTCTGGGTGGTGCGCCATGGCCGCCTCGCCTGCCCGCCGATGGACAACCTCAAGCTTGCGGGCATACGCGTTGGCCTGATGGACGCCCTCGCCGCCACCGCCGGCGTGCCGCTGGAGCGCCGCCCGGTGGCCGAGTGGGAGTTGCGCTGCGCCGACGAAATCCTGCTCACGTCCGCCACCAAGGAAGTGCTGGCCGTGACCACGCTCGACGAGCGCCAGGTGGGCACGGGCAAGCCCGGGCCGGTGTATGCCGCGCTGCATGCGGCGTATCAAGGCGCAAAGCAGCAGCAGACCGATTAG
- a CDS encoding response regulator transcription factor, giving the protein MCEASTRAQAESLIRSRTIELALIDFGLPDGSGLDVLRTLHAAQPQARAVVITMFDDDNHLFPALQAGAFGYVLKDRPEIELVAQLRRIQEGEPPLSSSVARRMLMHFAALKGHAGTPNASGAADGETKWGRRVTDAGGTPPAGPHDLTHHLSPQARARHGMVEEPEVILTERETEVLQRVGKGYTLPEIALQLGLSRHTVADYVKQIYRKLDISSRAEAALEAARRGLVR; this is encoded by the coding sequence GTGTGCGAAGCCAGCACCCGCGCCCAGGCCGAAAGCCTGATTCGCAGCCGCACCATCGAACTGGCGCTCATCGACTTCGGCCTGCCCGACGGCAGCGGCCTGGACGTGTTGCGCACGCTGCACGCCGCCCAGCCGCAGGCGCGCGCCGTGGTCATCACCATGTTCGACGACGACAACCATCTGTTTCCCGCGCTGCAGGCCGGCGCTTTTGGCTATGTGCTGAAAGACCGGCCGGAAATCGAGCTGGTGGCGCAGCTGCGGCGCATCCAGGAAGGCGAGCCGCCGCTCAGCTCCTCGGTGGCGCGGCGCATGCTGATGCATTTCGCCGCGCTCAAGGGCCACGCCGGTACGCCGAACGCATCGGGCGCAGCCGATGGCGAAACGAAGTGGGGCCGCCGCGTGACCGACGCGGGCGGCACGCCGCCGGCCGGTCCGCACGATCTGACGCACCACCTCAGCCCCCAGGCCAGGGCGCGGCACGGCATGGTGGAGGAGCCCGAAGTCATTCTCACCGAGCGCGAAACCGAGGTGTTGCAACGCGTCGGCAAGGGCTACACCCTGCCGGAAATCGCGTTGCAGCTGGGCTTGTCGCGCCACACCGTGGCCGATTACGTGAAGCAGATCTACCGCAAGCTCGACATCTCCTCCCGCGCCGAAGCCGCGCTGGAAGCAGCGCGCCGCGGTCTGGTCCGCTGA
- a CDS encoding YbeD family protein: protein MSATLRSVKLDGDSLIVYPSDFPIKIMGRNADGFAETIAALVREHAPDFDPATMELRPSSGGNYLSCTCTIRATSRAQLDALYQALSSHPMVAVVL from the coding sequence ATGTCCGCAACCCTGCGCAGTGTCAAGCTGGATGGCGACAGCCTGATCGTCTACCCGAGCGATTTCCCCATCAAGATCATGGGGCGCAACGCCGATGGCTTCGCCGAGACCATCGCCGCGCTCGTGCGCGAGCACGCTCCCGACTTCGATCCCGCCACCATGGAGTTGCGCCCCTCCAGCGGTGGCAATTACCTCAGCTGCACCTGCACCATCCGCGCCACCAGCCGCGCCCAGCTCGACGCCCTGTACCAGGCGCTCAGTTCGCATCCGATGGTGGCCGTGGTGTTGTAA
- a CDS encoding AbrB/MazE/SpoVT family DNA-binding domain-containing protein: MELHIAKWGNSLALRLPAKLARELGVAEGSSLSTQELGQRLLALQEKDAQGVTQTRKALVDALRELHQRMPMTRPVSKDELSRY, translated from the coding sequence ATGGAATTGCACATCGCCAAATGGGGCAACAGCCTCGCCCTGCGCCTGCCGGCCAAGCTGGCGCGCGAACTCGGCGTGGCCGAAGGCAGCAGCCTGAGCACCCAGGAACTGGGGCAGCGCCTGCTGGCTCTGCAGGAGAAGGACGCGCAGGGTGTGACCCAAACCCGCAAAGCTCTGGTCGATGCCTTGCGCGAACTGCACCAGCGCATGCCCATGACCCGCCCGGTGAGCAAGGACGAACTGAGCCGCTACTGA
- a CDS encoding PhoH family protein: MILKQQFSPPDNVRLAHLCGPLDENLRQIEIAFDIVIRHREQRFTLEGTRARSAQALLQALWLRADKALGLDDIQLELTQAAQGQEPNLQAAADEPVLHTRRPNLHGRTPRQAEYIRSILGHDLAVGLGPAGTGKTFLAVACAVDALERNAVERLVLTRPAVEAGERLGFLPGDLAQKIDPYLRPLYDALYDLLGFESTQKLFERGTIEIAPLAFMRGRTLNNAFIILDEAQNTTPEQMKMFLTRIGFGSRAVITGDLSQVDLPRGALSGLTQAERILQDVRGVAITRFTTVDVVRHPLVARIVEAYERAESQAQGGAAAAPAQRKPARRAKTAN, translated from the coding sequence TTGATTCTCAAACAGCAGTTCTCGCCTCCCGACAACGTCCGCCTCGCCCATCTCTGCGGGCCACTGGACGAAAATCTGCGGCAAATCGAAATCGCCTTCGATATCGTCATCCGGCACCGCGAGCAGCGCTTCACGCTCGAAGGCACGCGGGCCCGCTCCGCGCAGGCGCTGCTGCAAGCCCTGTGGCTGCGCGCCGACAAGGCGCTGGGGCTGGACGACATTCAGCTCGAACTCACGCAGGCCGCGCAAGGCCAGGAGCCGAACCTGCAGGCCGCGGCCGACGAGCCCGTGCTGCACACCCGCCGCCCCAATCTGCACGGGCGCACGCCGCGCCAGGCCGAGTACATCCGCAGCATCCTCGGCCACGACCTGGCCGTGGGCCTCGGCCCGGCCGGCACCGGCAAGACCTTCCTGGCCGTGGCCTGCGCGGTGGACGCGCTGGAGCGCAATGCGGTGGAGCGCCTGGTGCTGACGCGCCCGGCGGTGGAGGCCGGCGAGCGCCTGGGCTTCCTGCCCGGCGACCTGGCGCAGAAGATCGACCCCTATCTGCGCCCCTTGTACGACGCGCTCTACGACCTGCTGGGTTTCGAGAGCACGCAAAAGCTGTTCGAGCGCGGCACGATCGAGATCGCGCCGCTGGCCTTCATGCGGGGGCGCACGCTGAACAACGCCTTCATCATTCTGGACGAGGCGCAGAACACCACGCCGGAGCAGATGAAGATGTTCCTCACCCGCATCGGCTTCGGCTCGCGCGCCGTCATCACCGGCGACCTGAGCCAGGTGGATTTGCCGCGCGGCGCACTCAGCGGGCTGACCCAGGCCGAGCGCATTCTGCAGGATGTGCGCGGCGTGGCCATCACCCGCTTCACCACGGTGGACGTGGTGCGCCATCCGCTGGTGGCGCGCATCGTAGAGGCTTATGAGCGGGCGGAGAGCCAGGCGCAGGGCGGAGCTGCGGCTGCGCCTGCGCAGCGCAAGCCGGCCCGGCGCGCCAAAACCGCCAACTAA
- the chrA gene encoding chromate efflux transporter: protein MPPKVDLSALQPLPPSTLAPPVAPRFTEALLFWLKLGFISFGGPAGQIAVMHQELVERRRWISERRFLHALNYCMVLPGPEATQLAIYMGWLLHRTRGGIAAGVLFVLPSLFILIGLSAVYMAYGNQPLMLGVFAGVKPAVVAVVAFAVWRIGSRALKNGALWLIAAAAFIAIFALGLPFPAIVLSAGVVGWIGGRIIPGKFQIGGGHAAAHAAYGPALIDDATPTPAHARFRPWRLAALLAIFLALWAVAFALLPAGTLRDMGLFFTKAAYVTFGGAYAVLPYVYQAGVEHFHWLTGPQMIDGLGLGETTPGPLIMVVAFVGFVGAWTHQVFGPQSLLLAGAAGAVVATFFTFLSCFLFILAGGPLVEATRDDLRFTAPLTGVTAAVVGVVLNLAVFFAWHVFWPQGAGTAPFAGGFQWFDALLALAAWLALWRGRAGIMTVVLACAAIGLVHTLMV from the coding sequence ATCCCACCCAAGGTCGACTTGAGCGCGCTGCAGCCTCTACCCCCGTCCACCCTCGCGCCGCCTGTCGCCCCGCGTTTCACCGAGGCGCTGCTGTTCTGGCTCAAGCTCGGCTTCATCAGCTTCGGCGGCCCGGCCGGGCAGATCGCGGTGATGCACCAGGAGCTGGTCGAGCGCAGGCGCTGGATTTCCGAACGGCGCTTCCTGCACGCGCTCAACTACTGCATGGTGCTGCCCGGGCCGGAGGCGACGCAGCTCGCCATCTACATGGGCTGGCTGCTGCACCGCACGCGCGGCGGCATCGCCGCCGGGGTGCTGTTCGTGCTGCCTTCGCTGTTCATCCTCATCGGCCTGAGCGCTGTCTACATGGCCTACGGCAACCAGCCGCTGATGCTGGGCGTGTTCGCCGGGGTCAAGCCGGCGGTGGTGGCGGTGGTGGCGTTCGCAGTCTGGCGCATCGGCTCGCGCGCCTTGAAGAACGGGGCGCTGTGGCTGATCGCGGCGGCGGCCTTCATCGCCATTTTCGCGCTGGGCCTGCCGTTTCCGGCCATCGTGCTGAGCGCCGGGGTGGTCGGCTGGATCGGCGGACGCATCATCCCGGGCAAGTTCCAGATCGGCGGCGGCCACGCCGCGGCGCACGCCGCATACGGCCCGGCGCTGATCGACGACGCCACGCCGACGCCCGCGCACGCCCGCTTCCGGCCCTGGCGCCTGGCCGCGTTGCTGGCCATTTTCCTGGCGCTGTGGGCCGTGGCTTTCGCGCTGCTTCCCGCTGGCACGCTGCGCGACATGGGACTGTTCTTCACCAAGGCCGCCTATGTCACCTTCGGCGGCGCCTATGCCGTGCTGCCTTATGTCTACCAAGCCGGGGTCGAGCATTTCCACTGGCTCACCGGTCCGCAGATGATCGACGGCCTGGGCCTGGGCGAGACCACGCCGGGGCCGCTGATCATGGTGGTGGCCTTCGTCGGTTTCGTCGGCGCCTGGACGCACCAGGTGTTCGGCCCGCAGTCGCTGCTGCTGGCGGGCGCGGCGGGCGCCGTGGTGGCCACCTTTTTCACCTTTCTGTCCTGCTTCCTGTTCATTCTCGCCGGTGGCCCGCTGGTGGAAGCCACGCGTGACGACCTGCGCTTCACCGCACCGCTCACCGGCGTCACGGCGGCCGTGGTGGGTGTGGTGCTGAACCTGGCGGTGTTCTTCGCCTGGCATGTGTTCTGGCCGCAGGGCGCCGGGACTGCGCCGTTCGCCGGTGGCTTTCAGTGGTTCGATGCGCTGCTGGCGCTGGCCGCCTGGCTCGCGCTGTGGCGGGGGCGTGCGGGCATCATGACGGTGGTGCTGGCT
- the glyQ gene encoding glycine--tRNA ligase subunit alpha, with the protein MLTFQHLILTLQNYWANQGCALLQPYDMEVGAGTSHTATFLRAIGPEPWKAAYVQPSRRPKDGRYGDNPNRLQHYYQYQVVLKPAPENILELYLGSLEALGFDLKQNDIRFVEDDWENPTLGAWGLGWEVWLNGMEVTQFTYFQQVGGLECKPITGEITYGLERLAMYLQGVQSVYDLVWTETEVAGRSTAPASPLAGSAPQGGENTLGRPGGVLARTLLKYGDVFHQNEVEQSTYNFEHSDVDFLLLAFGAHEKQAKALMTAQLALPAYEQVLKCAHSFNLLDARGAISVTERAAYIGRIRNLARGVAQEYLDSRARLGFPMAPKAWADEVIAQLAQKKAA; encoded by the coding sequence ATGCTCACCTTCCAACACCTCATCCTCACGCTGCAAAACTATTGGGCGAACCAGGGCTGTGCCCTGCTGCAGCCCTACGACATGGAAGTGGGCGCGGGCACCAGCCACACCGCCACGTTCCTGCGCGCCATCGGCCCCGAACCGTGGAAGGCCGCCTACGTGCAGCCCAGCCGCCGGCCGAAGGACGGCCGCTACGGCGACAACCCCAATCGCCTGCAGCACTATTACCAGTACCAGGTGGTGCTCAAGCCCGCGCCGGAGAACATTCTGGAGTTGTACCTCGGCAGCCTGGAGGCGCTGGGCTTCGACCTGAAGCAAAACGACATCCGCTTCGTCGAGGACGATTGGGAGAACCCCACCCTCGGCGCCTGGGGCCTGGGTTGGGAGGTGTGGCTCAACGGCATGGAAGTCACACAGTTCACCTACTTTCAGCAGGTCGGCGGCCTGGAATGCAAGCCCATCACCGGCGAAATCACCTATGGCCTGGAGCGCCTCGCCATGTATCTGCAGGGCGTGCAAAGCGTGTACGACCTGGTGTGGACCGAAACCGAAGTGGCTGGAAGATCGACAGCCCCCGCGAGCCCGCTGGCGGGCTCCGCCCCACAAGGGGGTGAGAACACCCTGGGGCGGCCCGGCGGTGTTCTCGCTCGAACCCTGCTGAAGTACGGCGACGTGTTCCACCAGAACGAGGTCGAGCAGAGCACCTACAACTTCGAGCACAGCGACGTGGACTTCCTGCTGCTCGCCTTCGGCGCGCATGAAAAGCAGGCCAAGGCGCTGATGACGGCGCAGCTGGCGCTGCCCGCTTACGAGCAGGTGCTCAAGTGCGCGCACAGCTTCAACCTGCTGGACGCACGTGGCGCCATTTCCGTCACCGAGCGCGCCGCTTACATCGGCCGCATCCGCAACCTGGCGCGCGGCGTGGCGCAGGAATATCTCGACAGCCGCGCCCGCCTGGGCTTTCCCATGGCGCCGAAAGCCTGGGCCGACGAGGTGATCGCGCAACTGGCGCAGAAAAAAGCGGCCTGA
- the lnt gene encoding apolipoprotein N-acyltransferase, which produces MSAALLALWLGLALAQTFGRPKFGAFSILILAIFIALLWRAPASTAIARAKRGAWLGLLFGIGWFAGGLWWLYISMAVYGGMPALLAGGAVLLFSAYLAIYPALACALAAALAPPASREPWHAARGAGAALALAAAWTLAEVLRGTVFTGFPWAALGYAQVGNPLAGYAPLLGMYGVDFAAALAAALLALLTQVSVRGAALAVALLVLLTAAGQQLTHQRWTQPIGQPISVALLQGNVPQSEKFQPERLGPTLNMYGDWLSSLRADLIVTPETGVPVLPEDLPPHYLSAITAALKAHHAQALLGIPLTRGADQYTNSILGLGAPAPYRYDKAHLVPFGEFIPYGFHWFVRLMNMPLGDFARGTLDQPPFVVHGDKVAPTICYEDLFGEQLAQRFRNPAHAPNIIANLTNLAWFGDTIVIPQHLEIARMRSLEFQLPTIRATNTGATAIIGADGRVLAMLQPFTVGVLAGRVQGYAGTTPFAWMASRWSYAPIVLLCLLALGVATLLARKRMP; this is translated from the coding sequence CTGTCCGCCGCCCTGCTGGCCCTGTGGCTTGGCCTGGCGCTGGCGCAGACCTTCGGGCGGCCCAAGTTCGGCGCTTTCTCCATCCTCATTCTGGCCATCTTCATCGCCCTGCTGTGGCGCGCACCGGCAAGCACGGCCATCGCCCGCGCCAAACGCGGCGCCTGGCTCGGGCTGCTGTTCGGCATCGGCTGGTTCGCCGGTGGGCTGTGGTGGCTGTACATCAGCATGGCGGTGTATGGCGGCATGCCGGCGCTGCTGGCGGGCGGGGCCGTGCTGCTGTTTTCAGCCTACCTCGCCATCTACCCGGCCTTGGCCTGCGCCCTGGCAGCGGCGCTGGCGCCGCCGGCCTCGCGCGAACCGTGGCACGCCGCACGCGGCGCCGGCGCGGCGCTGGCACTGGCCGCCGCCTGGACCCTGGCGGAAGTGCTGCGCGGCACGGTGTTCACCGGCTTTCCTTGGGCTGCGCTGGGCTATGCGCAGGTGGGTAACCCGCTGGCGGGCTACGCCCCCCTGCTCGGCATGTACGGGGTGGACTTCGCCGCCGCGCTGGCCGCCGCCCTGCTGGCGCTGCTCACCCAGGTGAGCGTGCGCGGCGCGGCGCTGGCGGTGGCGCTGCTGGTGCTGCTGACCGCGGCCGGCCAGCAGCTGACCCACCAGCGCTGGACCCAGCCGATCGGCCAGCCCATCAGCGTGGCGCTGCTGCAAGGCAATGTGCCGCAGAGCGAGAAGTTCCAGCCCGAGCGCCTGGGGCCGACGCTGAACATGTACGGCGACTGGCTCTCCAGCCTGCGCGCCGACCTCATCGTCACCCCCGAAACCGGTGTGCCGGTGCTGCCCGAGGACCTGCCGCCGCACTACCTGAGCGCCATCACCGCGGCTCTCAAGGCGCACCACGCCCAGGCGCTGCTGGGCATTCCGCTGACACGCGGCGCCGACCAGTACACCAACAGCATCCTCGGCCTCGGCGCCCCGGCCCCCTACCGCTATGACAAGGCGCATCTGGTGCCCTTCGGCGAATTCATTCCCTATGGTTTCCATTGGTTCGTGCGGCTGATGAACATGCCGCTGGGCGACTTCGCCCGCGGCACGCTGGACCAGCCGCCCTTCGTCGTGCACGGCGACAAGGTGGCGCCCACCATCTGCTACGAAGACCTGTTCGGCGAGCAGCTCGCGCAGCGCTTTCGCAACCCGGCGCATGCGCCCAACATCATCGCCAACCTCACCAATCTGGCCTGGTTCGGCGACACCATCGTGATTCCGCAGCATCTGGAAATCGCCCGCATGCGCTCGCTCGAATTCCAGCTCCCCACCATCCGCGCCACCAACACCGGCGCCACCGCCATCATCGGCGCCGACGGCCGCGTGCTGGCCATGCTGCAGCCCTTCACCGTGGGCGTGCTCGCCGGCCGGGTGCAAGGCTATGCCGGCACCACGCCCTTCGCCTGGATGGCCTCGCGCTGGAGCTACGCGCCCATCGTGCTGCTGTGCCTGCTGGCGCTTGGCGTGGCAACTCTGCTGGCACGCAAACGCATGCCGTGA
- the ybeY gene encoding rRNA maturation RNase YbeY translates to MQALRTAAPLLQLSVQFASGTHRSALPRHKLQRWVRAALRCGPANARLRKAKPAPIEPARITLRFVDAAEGRELNRTYRGKDYATNVLTFDYQPWPPAADIVLCDAVIAREATEQGKDLAAHYAHMVVHGVLHAMGWGHELEADAERMEATERALLLTLGIADPYA, encoded by the coding sequence ATGCAAGCCCTGCGTACCGCCGCTCCGCTGCTGCAGCTGTCGGTGCAATTCGCCAGCGGCACGCACCGCAGCGCGCTGCCCCGCCACAAGCTGCAGCGCTGGGTGCGTGCCGCCTTGCGCTGCGGCCCGGCCAACGCCCGCCTGCGCAAGGCCAAGCCCGCGCCCATCGAACCCGCGCGAATCACGCTGCGCTTCGTCGATGCCGCAGAAGGCCGCGAACTCAACCGCACCTACCGTGGCAAGGACTACGCCACCAATGTGCTGACCTTCGACTACCAGCCCTGGCCGCCCGCTGCCGACATCGTGCTGTGCGACGCCGTGATCGCGCGCGAAGCCACCGAGCAGGGCAAAGACCTGGCCGCCCACTACGCGCACATGGTGGTGCACGGCGTGCTGCACGCGATGGGGTGGGGCCACGAACTGGAAGCCGACGCCGAGCGCATGGAAGCCACCGAGCGCGCGCTGCTGCTGACGCTGGGCATCGCCGATCCCTATGCCTGA